The proteins below come from a single Crossiella sp. CA-258035 genomic window:
- a CDS encoding acyltransferase domain-containing protein — protein MSNEDKLRHFLKQVTADLRQTRQELTEVRAAEHEPIAIIGMACRYPGGIGSPEQLWDLLAEGADAVTGFPADRGWPDLLDEDPSATGRTYTGHGAFLDGVADFDPAFFGISPREALAMDPQQRLLLETSWEAFERAGIDPNSLRGSKTGVFAGVIYNDYAARLHEVPEGVEGYLGTGNSGSVASGRIAYTLGLEGPALTIDTACSSSLVALHLAAQALRKGECTLALAGGVTTMATPQIFVEFSRQRGLATDGRCKAFADAADGTGWGEGVGLLLVERLSDAQRNGHPVLAVLKGSAVNQDGASSGLTAPNGPSQQRVIRAALADAQLTPAQVDVVEAHGTGTRLGDPIEAQAVLAAYGQDRERPLWLGSVKSNIGHTQAAAGVAGVIKMVMAMRHGVLPRTLHVDEPSRQVDWSVGAVSLLTEPQPWTGEVRRAGVSSFGVSGTNAHVILEQAPVAAENETSAAQPATAVGTAPTAAAAAVGTAAVAASAAAAALPFLLSGKTAAALRAQATRLRDHLATHTPAPLDLAHTLTTRSAFEHRAVLLGDLTALDALATDEITPALVRGTAARPGKVVFVFPGQGSQWRGMAVELLDSSPVFAARIADCAEALHEFVDWNLLDVLRDNDYDQVDVVQPALWAVMVSLAAVWRSHGVEPAGVVGHSQGEIAAAAVSGALSLRDAAKVVALRSKAIRALAGKGGMMSVPLPVAEVENRLARWDGRISVAAVNGASSVVVAGDPDALEELFADCADTDVKARRIPVDYASHSVHVEQIRDELLTVLSGLSPRSSDIPFHSTVTAGPIDTAALDAEYWYTNLRQTVRFEETVRGLLATGHRTFIEASPHPVLAVGIQETADRAETPAVTVGSLRREEGGLLRLHTSLAEAWTRGVPVDFAPAVRGGHRVDLPTYAFQHQRYWLEPAAGITADEQFWTAVENQDLTALAELLPGLAAQRRVKPEPAAQPAPEPGFAERLAALEPAEAQRRLLDLVRGHAAAVLGHTAAEDVATDRAFLESGFDSLTAVELRNRLTAATGVQLAPGLLLQHPTPAELAAHLRDRIGVTETPAQQPSTLATLYQESVRSGRIAQFMDLLADTAAFRPSFDETSDRADLVRPIRLAAEGEGPVLIGCSGTAAISGPHEFARLATALRGQYPMAALPLPGYLDGEPLPATLTAALRLQAQAVLAQADGRPFVLIGHSAGAILAHQLAAHLTEGGTPPAGLVLLDVYEPDHSGPIGVWQREMTEWMLGNQGDYVPADDTRLTAMGAYYRHLAGWQPSALPVPTLLVRASEPMGEWTGEADWRSHWPFPHAVADVPGNHFTMTQQHAGATAQSIVDWVASSVTVAGNAKQEQEPR, from the coding sequence CCAATGAGGACAAGCTCAGGCACTTCCTCAAGCAGGTCACCGCGGACCTCCGGCAGACCCGCCAGGAGCTGACCGAGGTCCGCGCGGCCGAGCACGAGCCGATCGCCATCATCGGCATGGCCTGCCGGTACCCCGGCGGCATCGGCTCACCGGAACAGCTGTGGGACCTGCTGGCCGAGGGCGCGGACGCGGTCACCGGGTTCCCGGCCGACCGCGGCTGGCCCGACCTGCTCGACGAGGACCCGTCCGCCACCGGCCGCACCTACACCGGCCACGGCGCGTTCCTGGACGGCGTCGCCGACTTCGACCCCGCGTTCTTCGGCATCTCCCCGCGCGAAGCCCTGGCCATGGACCCCCAGCAGCGCCTGCTGCTGGAGACCTCCTGGGAGGCGTTCGAGCGGGCCGGGATCGACCCGAACTCCTTGCGCGGCAGCAAGACCGGCGTGTTCGCCGGGGTGATCTACAACGACTACGCCGCCCGCCTGCACGAGGTCCCGGAGGGCGTCGAGGGCTACCTCGGCACCGGCAACTCCGGCAGCGTCGCCTCCGGCCGCATCGCCTACACCCTCGGACTGGAGGGCCCCGCGCTCACCATCGACACGGCGTGCTCCTCCTCGCTGGTGGCGCTGCACCTGGCCGCACAAGCCCTGCGCAAGGGCGAGTGCACGCTGGCCCTGGCCGGCGGCGTGACCACCATGGCCACCCCGCAGATCTTCGTCGAGTTCTCCCGCCAGCGCGGCCTGGCCACCGACGGCCGCTGCAAGGCCTTCGCCGACGCCGCCGACGGCACCGGCTGGGGCGAGGGCGTCGGCCTGCTGCTGGTCGAACGCCTCTCCGACGCCCAGCGCAACGGCCACCCGGTCCTCGCGGTGCTCAAGGGCAGCGCGGTCAACCAGGACGGCGCCTCCAGCGGCCTCACCGCGCCGAACGGCCCGTCCCAGCAACGCGTCATCCGCGCCGCCCTCGCCGACGCGCAGCTCACCCCCGCCCAGGTCGACGTGGTGGAGGCGCACGGCACCGGCACCCGCCTCGGCGACCCGATCGAGGCCCAGGCGGTGCTCGCGGCGTACGGGCAGGACCGGGAACGCCCGCTGTGGCTGGGTTCGGTGAAGTCGAACATCGGTCACACCCAGGCCGCGGCCGGGGTCGCGGGCGTGATCAAGATGGTCATGGCGATGCGGCACGGCGTGCTGCCCAGGACGTTGCACGTGGACGAGCCCTCGCGGCAGGTGGACTGGTCGGTCGGCGCGGTGTCGCTGCTGACCGAGCCGCAGCCGTGGACGGGGGAGGTGCGGCGGGCCGGGGTGTCCAGCTTCGGGGTGAGCGGGACGAACGCGCACGTGATCCTGGAACAGGCCCCCGTGGCCGCGGAGAACGAGACCAGCGCCGCCCAGCCCGCCACCGCCGTGGGCACCGCGCCAACCGCCGCCGCTGCTGCCGTGGGCACCGCCGCTGTCGCCGCGTCCGCCGCTGCCGCCGCACTGCCCTTCCTGCTCTCCGGCAAGACCGCCGCCGCCCTCCGCGCCCAGGCCACCCGCCTCCGCGACCACCTCGCCACGCACACCCCCGCCCCGCTCGACCTCGCGCACACCCTCACCACCCGCAGCGCCTTCGAGCACCGCGCCGTCCTGCTCGGCGACCTCACCGCCCTGGACGCCCTCGCCACCGACGAGATCACCCCCGCCCTGGTCCGCGGCACCGCCGCCCGGCCGGGCAAGGTCGTCTTCGTCTTCCCCGGCCAGGGTTCCCAGTGGCGGGGCATGGCCGTCGAGCTGCTCGACTCCTCCCCGGTCTTCGCCGCCCGCATCGCCGACTGTGCCGAGGCGCTCCACGAGTTCGTCGACTGGAACCTCCTGGATGTCCTGCGCGACAACGACTACGACCAGGTCGACGTGGTCCAGCCCGCGCTCTGGGCGGTCATGGTCTCCCTGGCCGCGGTCTGGCGTTCGCACGGTGTCGAGCCTGCCGGAGTGGTCGGCCACTCACAGGGCGAGATCGCCGCCGCCGCGGTGTCCGGCGCGCTGTCCCTCCGTGACGCGGCCAAGGTGGTTGCCCTGCGCAGCAAGGCGATCCGGGCACTGGCGGGCAAGGGCGGCATGATGTCGGTTCCGCTGCCGGTCGCCGAGGTCGAGAACCGGCTGGCTCGCTGGGACGGGCGGATCTCGGTGGCCGCGGTCAACGGCGCCTCCTCCGTCGTGGTGGCCGGGGATCCGGACGCGCTGGAGGAGCTGTTCGCCGACTGCGCGGACACCGATGTCAAGGCCCGGCGGATCCCGGTGGACTACGCCTCGCACTCCGTGCACGTCGAACAGATCCGCGATGAGCTGCTGACCGTCCTCAGTGGACTGTCGCCGCGCAGCTCGGACATCCCGTTCCACTCCACCGTCACTGCGGGCCCGATCGACACCGCCGCGCTGGACGCGGAGTACTGGTACACCAATCTGCGCCAGACCGTGCGGTTCGAGGAGACCGTGCGCGGGCTGCTCGCCACCGGGCACCGCACCTTCATCGAGGCCAGCCCGCACCCGGTGCTCGCGGTCGGCATCCAGGAGACCGCCGACCGGGCCGAGACCCCCGCGGTCACCGTCGGCTCGCTGCGCCGTGAGGAGGGCGGGCTGCTGCGGCTGCACACCTCCCTCGCCGAGGCCTGGACCCGGGGCGTGCCGGTGGACTTCGCGCCCGCGGTCCGCGGCGGCCACCGGGTCGACCTGCCCACCTACGCCTTCCAGCACCAGCGGTACTGGCTCGAACCCGCCGCCGGCATCACCGCGGACGAGCAGTTCTGGACCGCGGTGGAGAACCAGGACCTCACCGCCCTCGCCGAGCTGCTGCCCGGACTGGCCGCGCAGCGCCGCGTCAAGCCGGAACCCGCCGCGCAACCCGCGCCCGAACCCGGGTTCGCCGAACGGCTGGCCGCACTCGAACCGGCCGAGGCCCAGCGCCGCCTGCTGGACCTGGTGCGCGGGCACGCCGCCGCCGTGCTCGGCCACACCGCCGCCGAGGACGTGGCCACCGACCGCGCCTTCCTGGAGTCCGGTTTCGACTCGCTCACCGCGGTCGAGCTGCGCAACCGGCTGACCGCGGCCACCGGCGTCCAGCTCGCGCCCGGCCTGCTGCTCCAGCACCCCACCCCGGCCGAGCTCGCCGCCCACCTGCGCGACCGCATCGGCGTCACCGAGACCCCGGCCCAGCAGCCCAGCACCCTGGCCACGCTCTACCAGGAGTCCGTCCGAAGTGGACGGATCGCGCAGTTCATGGACCTGCTCGCCGACACCGCCGCGTTCCGGCCCAGCTTCGACGAGACCAGCGACCGCGCCGACCTGGTCCGCCCGATCCGGCTGGCCGCCGAGGGCGAGGGACCGGTGCTCATCGGGTGCAGCGGCACCGCGGCCATCTCCGGCCCGCACGAGTTCGCCCGCCTGGCCACCGCCCTGCGCGGCCAGTACCCGATGGCCGCGCTGCCACTGCCCGGCTACCTCGACGGCGAACCCCTGCCCGCCACGCTGACCGCCGCCCTGCGCTTGCAGGCGCAGGCCGTGCTGGCGCAGGCCGACGGCCGCCCGTTCGTCCTCATCGGACACTCCGCGGGCGCGATCCTGGCGCACCAGCTCGCCGCACACCTGACCGAGGGCGGCACCCCGCCCGCCGGCCTGGTGCTGCTGGACGTCTACGAACCCGACCACAGCGGCCCGATCGGCGTGTGGCAGCGGGAGATGACCGAGTGGATGCTCGGCAACCAGGGCGACTACGTGCCCGCTGACGACACCCGGCTCACCGCCATGGGCGCCTACTACCGGCACCTCGCCGGGTGGCAGCCCAGCGCACTGCCCGTGCCCACCCTGCTGGTGCGGGCCAGCGAGCCGATGGGGGAGTGGACCGGCGAGGCCGACTGGCGCTCGCACTGGCCCTTCCCGCACGCCGTGGCCGATGTGCCGGGCAACCACTTCACCATGACCCAGCAGCACGCCGGGGCCACCGCACAGTCCATTGTGGACTGGGTCGCCTCGTCCGTCACCGTCGCCGGAAACGCGAAGCAAGAACAGGAACCACGATGA
- a CDS encoding alpha/beta fold hydrolase, producing MTADTGDNGLWLRRFHPTEDSKVRLACFPHAGGAASYYYPFSAALTPSIEVLAVQYPGRQDRRLDPRIENVQEFAREIVKPLLAWTDQPLALFGHSMGASIAFEVATLLEQEFDVVPAALFASGRRAPSRHRDERVHQQSDDGIVAELQRLSGTDSALLGDEELLRMVLPAIRSDYKAAETYRWQGGVPLSCPITAIVGEADPRVNLDEATTWGEHTRGEFALRTMPGGHFYLNHHQSDVVNEISDQLISFCAKEA from the coding sequence ATGACAGCAGACACCGGCGACAACGGCCTCTGGCTGCGCCGATTCCACCCCACCGAGGACAGCAAGGTCCGGCTGGCCTGCTTCCCGCACGCCGGTGGCGCGGCCAGCTACTACTACCCGTTCTCGGCCGCGCTCACCCCCTCCATCGAGGTGCTGGCCGTGCAGTACCCGGGACGGCAGGACCGGCGGCTGGACCCGCGGATCGAGAACGTGCAGGAGTTCGCCAGGGAGATCGTCAAACCCCTGCTCGCCTGGACCGACCAGCCGCTGGCGCTGTTCGGGCACAGCATGGGCGCGAGCATCGCCTTCGAGGTCGCCACCCTGCTGGAGCAGGAGTTCGACGTGGTCCCGGCCGCGCTGTTCGCCTCCGGCCGCCGCGCCCCGTCCCGGCACCGGGACGAACGCGTGCACCAGCAGAGCGACGACGGCATCGTGGCCGAGCTGCAACGCCTCTCCGGCACCGACTCCGCGCTGCTGGGCGATGAGGAGCTGCTGCGCATGGTGCTGCCCGCGATCCGCAGCGACTACAAGGCCGCCGAGACCTACCGCTGGCAGGGCGGGGTGCCGCTGTCCTGCCCGATCACCGCGATCGTCGGCGAGGCGGATCCGAGGGTCAACCTGGACGAGGCCACCACCTGGGGCGAGCACACCCGCGGCGAGTTCGCGCTGCGCACCATGCCCGGTGGCCACTTCTACCTCAACCACCACCAGTCGGACGTCGTCAACGAGATCTCCGACCAGCTCATCTCCTTCTGCGCCAAGGAGGCGTGA
- a CDS encoding P450-derived glycosyltransferase activator: MSDRTPSQLGLHLQMTRGLQWHFGTTGDPYALILRAQADDPTPFHAMVRERGVLHQSLLGAFVTADPDLGRTILTDPRLGLRKADGEPPVPQVLPLDETFLGLGAAGHARITERAANLLSEQAVHIHEPHVRRLAESRISKQDSRFDLVTDFAAPLAVDLTADLLGIPDADRAHFASLCADLRPTLDSLVCPQPLGPTRALLAALANVTKLLSDMGCTVPEARHAAVITATAGVEIGTTLLVNAVHALLARPEQWAKLVGDPGLAADAVTETLRFDAPVQLHTRVALADTEFAGIEIPKDSQLVVLAGAAGRDPGLYADADEFELTRVPGPAPLSFTGGFHCGLLAPLLRVQAETALRVLAEHAPKLRQTGKLLRRRRSPVLRGPLSLPVTA; this comes from the coding sequence ATGTCCGACCGCACGCCGAGCCAGCTGGGCCTGCACCTGCAGATGACCCGAGGGCTCCAGTGGCACTTCGGCACCACCGGCGACCCGTACGCGCTCATCCTGCGCGCCCAGGCCGACGACCCCACCCCGTTCCACGCCATGGTCCGCGAACGCGGTGTGCTGCACCAGAGCCTGCTCGGCGCGTTCGTCACCGCCGACCCGGACCTGGGCCGCACCATCCTCACCGATCCGAGGCTGGGCTTGCGCAAGGCCGACGGCGAACCGCCGGTGCCGCAGGTGCTCCCGCTGGACGAGACCTTCCTCGGTCTTGGCGCGGCCGGGCACGCCCGGATCACCGAGCGCGCGGCGAACCTGCTCAGCGAACAGGCCGTGCACATCCACGAACCGCACGTCCGCCGCCTGGCCGAGTCCAGGATCAGCAAGCAGGACAGCCGGTTCGACCTGGTGACCGACTTCGCCGCGCCGCTGGCGGTGGACCTCACCGCCGACCTGCTCGGCATCCCCGACGCCGACCGCGCGCACTTCGCCAGCCTGTGCGCCGACCTGCGGCCCACCCTGGACTCCCTGGTGTGCCCGCAGCCGCTCGGCCCGACCAGGGCCCTGCTGGCCGCGCTGGCCAACGTGACGAAGCTGTTGTCCGACATGGGTTGCACGGTGCCCGAGGCCCGGCACGCCGCGGTGATCACCGCCACCGCCGGGGTGGAGATCGGCACCACGCTGCTGGTGAACGCGGTGCACGCGCTGCTGGCCCGCCCCGAGCAGTGGGCGAAGCTGGTCGGCGACCCCGGCCTGGCCGCCGACGCGGTCACCGAGACCCTGCGCTTCGACGCGCCGGTCCAGCTGCACACCAGGGTCGCCCTGGCCGACACCGAGTTCGCCGGGATCGAGATCCCCAAGGACAGCCAGCTGGTGGTGCTCGCCGGGGCCGCCGGCCGCGATCCCGGGCTCTACGCCGACGCGGATGAGTTCGAGCTGACCCGCGTGCCCGGTCCCGCACCGCTGTCCTTCACCGGCGGATTCCACTGTGGACTGCTGGCCCCGCTGCTGCGGGTGCAGGCCGAGACCGCGCTGCGGGTGCTCGCCGAACACGCCCCCAAGCTGCGCCAGACCGGCAAGCTGTTGCGCCGCAGGCGCTCCCCGGTCCTGCGCGGCCCCCTCAGTCTTCCTGTCACGGCCTAG
- a CDS encoding activator-dependent family glycosyltransferase, with amino-acid sequence MRVLMTSFAHNTHFFSMVPLAWALRTAGHEVRIASQPALTDAITHAGLTAVPVGEDHVIHQTREQATSEKQADHPEINFSETRPEVLTWDYMLGMYTMMTPMFYSLANNDSMVDKLVAFARSWQPDLVIWEPFTWAGSLAARASGAAHARLLWGPDVLTRTRNRFLELHEQQPEPHRDDPLGEWLGWTCERLGITFDEELVSGQWTIDQTPASTRLPVGQPIVPMGYVPYNGPAVVPEWLRVKPSRPRVCITLGVSARESLGGDSVSFTDLVTAMADLDIEIIATMSAAQQAELTEVPENLKLVEFVPLHALMPTCSAIIHHGGAGTAATAMLYGVPQLLLPEMFDAVLKAQQLEGINAGLYVRPAELTAEALRDKLIRLLTDPAFTEGAARLRGEVLADPKPNEIVPELERLAAQHRAPVPSA; translated from the coding sequence ATGCGTGTGCTCATGACCTCCTTCGCGCACAACACCCACTTCTTCAGCATGGTGCCGCTGGCCTGGGCGCTGCGCACCGCGGGCCACGAAGTCCGCATCGCCAGCCAGCCCGCGCTCACCGACGCGATCACGCACGCCGGGCTCACCGCGGTCCCGGTCGGCGAGGACCACGTCATCCACCAGACCCGCGAGCAGGCCACCAGCGAGAAGCAGGCCGACCACCCGGAGATCAACTTCTCCGAGACCAGGCCGGAGGTGCTCACCTGGGACTACATGCTCGGCATGTACACCATGATGACGCCGATGTTCTACTCGTTGGCCAACAACGACTCCATGGTCGACAAGCTGGTCGCCTTCGCCCGCTCCTGGCAGCCCGACCTGGTCATCTGGGAACCGTTCACCTGGGCCGGATCCCTGGCCGCGCGGGCCAGCGGGGCCGCGCACGCCCGGCTGCTCTGGGGCCCGGACGTGCTGACCCGCACCAGGAACCGCTTCCTGGAGCTGCACGAGCAGCAGCCCGAACCGCACCGGGACGACCCACTGGGCGAATGGCTGGGCTGGACCTGCGAACGCCTGGGCATCACCTTCGACGAGGAGCTGGTCAGCGGCCAGTGGACGATCGACCAGACCCCGGCCAGCACCCGGCTGCCGGTCGGCCAGCCCATCGTGCCCATGGGCTACGTGCCCTACAACGGGCCCGCGGTGGTGCCGGAGTGGTTGCGGGTCAAGCCTTCCCGGCCCCGAGTGTGCATCACCCTCGGCGTGTCCGCGCGGGAGAGCCTCGGCGGTGACTCGGTCTCCTTCACCGACCTGGTGACGGCCATGGCCGACCTGGACATCGAGATCATCGCCACCATGAGCGCGGCCCAGCAGGCCGAGCTGACCGAGGTCCCGGAGAACCTGAAGCTGGTGGAGTTCGTGCCGCTGCACGCGCTGATGCCCACCTGCTCGGCGATCATCCACCACGGCGGCGCGGGCACCGCGGCCACCGCGATGCTCTACGGCGTGCCGCAGCTGCTGCTGCCGGAGATGTTCGACGCGGTGCTCAAGGCCCAGCAGCTGGAGGGCATCAACGCCGGTCTGTACGTGCGCCCGGCCGAGCTGACCGCGGAAGCCTTGCGGGACAAGCTCATCCGCCTGCTCACCGACCCCGCCTTCACCGAGGGCGCGGCCAGGCTGCGCGGCGAGGTGCTCGCCGACCCCAAGCCCAACGAGATCGTCCCGGAGCTGGAGCGCCTGGCCGCCCAGCACCGCGCCCCGGTCCCCTCAGCGTAA
- a CDS encoding class I SAM-dependent methyltransferase: MYDTELADVYDAIYRGRGKDYPAEAAQVHGLITARKSDATDLLDVASGTGAHLGPFTQLFGHVEGLELSEAMVRISSDRFPEVTVHQGDMREFDLGRTFHAVTCMFSSIGYMADQDELDRALAAFARHTEPGGVIVIEPWWTPEKFLDGYVGGDVVRVDGRTIARVSHSRREGDHTHMDVHYTVAEPDKGIEHFTDTHVITLFTREQYETAFERAGCVVEFVEGGPSGRGLFVGVVK, translated from the coding sequence ATGTACGACACCGAGTTGGCGGACGTTTACGACGCCATCTACCGAGGCCGCGGCAAGGACTACCCGGCCGAGGCCGCCCAGGTGCACGGGCTGATCACCGCCCGCAAGTCCGACGCCACCGACCTGCTCGACGTGGCCTCCGGCACCGGCGCGCACCTCGGCCCGTTCACCCAGCTCTTCGGCCACGTGGAGGGACTTGAGCTCTCCGAGGCCATGGTGCGCATCTCCAGTGACCGCTTCCCCGAGGTCACCGTGCACCAGGGCGACATGCGCGAGTTCGACCTCGGTCGCACCTTCCACGCGGTCACCTGCATGTTCAGCTCCATCGGCTACATGGCCGACCAGGACGAGCTGGACCGCGCGCTGGCCGCCTTCGCCCGGCACACCGAGCCCGGCGGCGTGATCGTGATCGAGCCCTGGTGGACGCCGGAGAAGTTCCTGGACGGCTACGTCGGCGGCGACGTGGTCCGGGTGGACGGCCGCACCATCGCCAGGGTCTCGCACTCCCGCCGCGAGGGCGACCACACCCACATGGACGTGCACTACACGGTGGCCGAGCCGGACAAGGGCATCGAGCACTTCACCGACACGCACGTCATCACCCTGTTCACCCGCGAGCAGTACGAGACCGCCTTCGAGCGGGCCGGCTGCGTCGTGGAGTTCGTCGAGGGCGGCCCGTCCGGCCGCGGTCTGTTCGTGGGAGTCGTGAAGTGA
- a CDS encoding glycoside hydrolase family 3 C-terminal domain-containing protein — protein MRRSKKLLAALALTAATALVASTGATAAPTSGRTGVHPLVAQMTLDEKLSFVHWTVAFTGPFSVGSLPGVPRLGIPEIRSADGPAGIRLNNQPATAMPAPVALAATFDDELARKYGEVMGRDGRALQQDVVFGPMMNIIRVPQAGRNFETFSEDPLVSARTAAAQIRGIQSQGLIATAKHYAANNQEHNRQNINVTVDEQTLREIELPAFEASVKAGVSSVMCAYNKVNGTPSCGHQELLTSILREQWGFQGWVMSDWLATHSTDSISKGLDQELGIDWSQGVEHGIPGGLHFGKKLKEAVQNGQIPMSTVDRAVSRIVGQLDRHGLIGANPRPRPTRDLATANAVTQQVAEAGGVLLRNQNQALPLLAGDGANIAVIGPRAKDPKVTGLGSAHVVPDSAKAPIDTIRARAGAGATVTYSAGEELVGSPIPAGTLTPAFPTGTVLQPGTAGQFYEGTLTAPVTGDYRIAIEATGGFATVQIGNQTPIEAGEVYGKITSAVVHLTAGTHKITMSGSAPVASSLSVKLSWVTPEAAEAAIVAAVQAAKTARTAVVFAYDDGMEGYDRANLSLPGRQNKLITEVAKANSNTVVVLNTGSSITMPWLDRTAAVLDMWYPGQTGAEATTALLFGDTNPSGKLTQTFPLDENSHPVAGNPERYPGIGNEQKYTEGIQVGYRWYDKQKVKPLFPFGHGLSYTSFTYTDLATKVVADGLEVSFSLRNTGIRKGKEVPQVYLGASPLVSAPQAEKALAGYAKVELLPGESKRVTVKVDAQRLKYWNSAADRWVTGAGVRTVQVGGSSAQLPLKGSVVVAP, from the coding sequence GTGAGACGCAGCAAGAAGCTGTTGGCCGCACTGGCTTTGACCGCCGCCACTGCCCTGGTGGCGAGCACCGGAGCCACCGCGGCGCCGACCAGCGGGCGCACCGGCGTGCACCCGCTGGTCGCCCAGATGACGCTGGACGAGAAGCTCTCGTTCGTGCACTGGACGGTCGCCTTCACCGGCCCGTTCAGCGTCGGCTCGCTGCCCGGCGTGCCGCGGCTGGGCATCCCGGAGATCCGCTCCGCCGACGGCCCGGCGGGTATCCGGCTGAACAACCAGCCGGCCACCGCGATGCCGGCGCCGGTCGCGCTCGCCGCCACCTTCGACGACGAGCTGGCCCGCAAGTACGGCGAGGTCATGGGCCGCGATGGCCGTGCGCTGCAACAGGACGTGGTCTTCGGCCCGATGATGAACATCATCAGGGTGCCGCAGGCCGGCCGGAACTTCGAGACCTTCAGCGAGGACCCGCTGGTCTCCGCGCGCACCGCGGCCGCGCAGATCAGGGGCATCCAGAGCCAGGGCCTGATCGCCACCGCCAAGCACTACGCGGCGAACAACCAGGAGCACAACCGGCAGAACATCAACGTCACGGTCGACGAGCAGACCCTGCGCGAGATCGAGCTGCCCGCCTTCGAGGCCTCGGTCAAGGCCGGTGTCAGCTCGGTGATGTGCGCCTACAACAAGGTCAACGGCACGCCGTCCTGCGGGCACCAGGAGCTGCTCACCTCGATCCTGCGTGAGCAGTGGGGTTTCCAGGGCTGGGTGATGTCGGACTGGCTGGCCACGCACAGCACCGACTCGATCAGCAAGGGCCTGGACCAGGAACTGGGCATCGACTGGAGCCAGGGTGTCGAACACGGCATCCCCGGCGGCCTGCACTTCGGCAAGAAGCTGAAGGAAGCCGTGCAGAACGGCCAGATCCCGATGTCCACTGTGGACAGAGCGGTGAGCAGGATCGTCGGCCAGCTGGACCGGCACGGCCTCATCGGCGCCAACCCGCGTCCCCGGCCGACCCGCGACCTGGCCACCGCCAACGCGGTCACCCAGCAGGTCGCCGAGGCAGGCGGTGTGCTGCTGCGCAACCAGAACCAGGCCCTGCCGCTGCTCGCCGGGGACGGCGCCAACATCGCGGTGATCGGCCCGCGCGCCAAGGACCCCAAGGTCACCGGCCTGGGCAGCGCGCACGTGGTGCCGGACAGCGCCAAGGCCCCGATCGACACCATCCGCGCCCGCGCCGGAGCAGGGGCGACGGTCACCTACTCCGCCGGTGAGGAGCTCGTCGGCTCGCCGATCCCGGCAGGCACGCTGACCCCGGCGTTCCCGACCGGCACCGTGCTCCAGCCGGGCACCGCGGGCCAGTTCTACGAGGGCACCCTGACCGCGCCGGTCACCGGCGACTACCGGATCGCCATCGAGGCCACCGGCGGTTTCGCCACGGTGCAGATCGGCAACCAGACCCCGATCGAAGCGGGCGAGGTCTACGGCAAGATCACCAGCGCGGTGGTCCACCTGACCGCGGGCACCCACAAGATCACCATGTCCGGCTCGGCCCCCGTGGCGTCCTCGCTGTCGGTCAAGCTGTCCTGGGTCACCCCGGAAGCCGCCGAGGCCGCGATCGTGGCCGCGGTGCAGGCCGCCAAGACCGCCCGCACCGCGGTGGTCTTCGCCTACGACGACGGCATGGAGGGCTACGACCGGGCCAACCTGTCCCTGCCCGGCCGCCAGAACAAGCTGATCACCGAGGTGGCCAAGGCCAACTCCAACACCGTGGTCGTGCTCAACACGGGTTCGTCGATCACCATGCCCTGGCTGGACAGGACCGCCGCGGTGCTGGACATGTGGTACCCCGGCCAGACCGGCGCCGAGGCCACCACGGCACTGCTGTTCGGCGACACCAACCCCAGCGGCAAGCTCACCCAGACCTTCCCGCTGGACGAGAACAGCCACCCGGTGGCCGGCAACCCGGAGCGCTACCCCGGTATCGGCAACGAGCAGAAGTACACCGAGGGCATCCAGGTCGGCTACCGCTGGTACGACAAGCAGAAGGTCAAGCCCCTGTTCCCGTTCGGCCACGGGCTGTCGTACACCTCGTTCACCTACACGGACCTGGCGACCAAGGTCGTCGCGGACGGTCTGGAGGTGAGCTTCTCCTTGCGCAACACCGGAATCCGGAAGGGCAAGGAGGTGCCGCAGGTGTACCTGGGCGCGAGTCCGCTGGTGAGCGCGCCGCAGGCGGAGAAGGCGCTGGCGGGGTACGCGAAGGTGGAGCTGCTGCCGGGGGAGAGCAAGCGGGTCACGGTGAAGGTGGACGCGCAGCGGTTGAAGTACTGGAACTCGGCTGCTGACCGGTGGGTCACGGGGGCGGGGGTGCGGACGGTGCAGGTTGGCGGGTCGTCGGCGCAGCTGCCGCTGAAGGGGTCGGTTGTGGTGGCTCCGTAG
- a CDS encoding YciI family protein yields MRFMLIMRATDETIQAYQDVDFGEIMESMGKFADEMIRAGVLVATEGLDTAGGVVVDYSTEPPVVTDGPYGETKELFGGFWILNVASREEAVEWARRAPMTGPGAKCEIRRITSIEEFPQDNVWIQKERAWREATGQL; encoded by the coding sequence ATGAGGTTCATGCTGATCATGCGCGCCACCGACGAGACCATCCAGGCGTACCAGGACGTCGACTTCGGCGAGATCATGGAGTCGATGGGGAAGTTCGCCGACGAGATGATCCGCGCCGGTGTGCTGGTCGCGACCGAGGGGCTGGACACCGCGGGCGGAGTTGTCGTCGACTACTCGACCGAGCCGCCGGTGGTCACCGATGGGCCCTACGGGGAGACCAAGGAGCTGTTCGGGGGTTTCTGGATCTTGAACGTGGCGTCCAGGGAAGAGGCTGTGGAGTGGGCTCGGCGGGCGCCGATGACCGGGCCGGGGGCCAAGTGCGAGATCCGGCGGATCACCTCGATCGAGGAGTTCCCGCAGGACAACGTCTGGATCCAGAAGGAGCGGGCGTGGCGCGAGGCGACCGGGCAGCTCTGA